The following are encoded in a window of Caldicellulosiruptor danielii genomic DNA:
- the cas4 gene encoding CRISPR-associated protein Cas4 has protein sequence MENFFDVKGSIVQAYIVCKRQAWLLSRNIGPSPDNPFLEIGKLISQEYYKHDKKEVYFDGVVLDLIRHENEVLLVGEIKKSSRSKNAAMTQLKFYLYKLFKNNINARGKLLIPEEKKTFDVVLSFDDIRDIESLIEEILEFLSRSSPPEPQKIKACSKCSYKEFCWA, from the coding sequence GTGGAAAACTTTTTTGATGTCAAAGGTTCGATTGTACAGGCATACATCGTTTGCAAAAGACAGGCATGGCTTTTGTCACGAAACATAGGACCATCACCAGATAACCCCTTTTTGGAGATAGGCAAGTTAATATCGCAGGAGTATTACAAGCATGACAAAAAAGAGGTATACTTTGACGGTGTGGTCTTAGACCTAATCCGCCACGAAAATGAGGTTTTGCTGGTTGGGGAAATTAAAAAGTCTTCAAGGTCAAAAAACGCTGCAATGACACAGCTCAAATTTTACCTCTACAAGCTTTTTAAAAACAACATAAATGCCCGTGGAAAGCTTTTAATACCAGAAGAGAAGAAGACTTTTGATGTTGTGCTTTCGTTTGACGACATCAGAGATATTGAAAGCCTCATTGAAGAGATTTTGGAATTTCTTTCAAGATCTTCACCACCTGAGCCACAAAAAATAAAAGCTTGTTCAAAATGCTCATATAAGGAGTTTTGCTGGGCATGA
- the cas1b gene encoding type I-B CRISPR-associated endonuclease Cas1b — protein sequence MKKPVYIFSDGVLKRKNNTLFFESEGVQKFIPVENTSEIYIFGEVDLNKRFLEFLTQSEIILHFFNRYGYYVGSFYPREYLNSGYMILKQAEHYLDLQKRLTLAKAFVKGAYKNMKQVLKYYQSRGIDSLDRYIQQMDNQFESISGIDSIATLMAIEGNIRQTYYSSFDLIIDDDNFKFEKRTKRPPRNAINTLISFGNSMMYTIVLSEIYRTHLDPRIGYLHSTNFRRFTLNLDVAEIFKPIIIDRLIFSIISKNMLKPEHFEEDFEGMLLKDEAKKMFINELEQRLSTTITVKNIGNHVSYRQLIRIELYKIEKHLMGEKEYDPYVTQW from the coding sequence ATGAAAAAACCTGTTTACATCTTTTCAGATGGCGTTTTGAAAAGAAAAAATAATACCCTGTTTTTTGAAAGTGAAGGTGTGCAGAAGTTCATACCTGTTGAAAATACATCTGAGATTTACATCTTCGGTGAGGTTGATTTGAACAAAAGGTTCTTGGAATTTTTGACCCAAAGTGAAATAATACTGCATTTTTTCAATAGGTACGGCTACTACGTTGGAAGCTTTTACCCCCGTGAGTATCTGAACTCTGGGTATATGATATTAAAACAAGCTGAACACTATCTTGATTTGCAAAAAAGACTTACTTTAGCAAAAGCATTTGTAAAAGGTGCTTACAAAAACATGAAACAGGTTTTAAAATACTACCAAAGCCGTGGAATTGACTCTCTTGACCGCTACATCCAGCAAATGGACAATCAATTTGAAAGCATCTCTGGCATTGACAGCATCGCAACTCTAATGGCAATTGAAGGAAATATCAGACAAACATACTATAGTAGCTTTGACCTTATCATAGATGATGATAATTTCAAGTTTGAAAAGAGAACAAAACGACCACCCAGAAATGCTATCAATACTCTCATCAGCTTTGGAAACTCTATGATGTATACCATTGTCCTTTCAGAAATATACAGAACTCATCTTGACCCGCGGATTGGATACTTGCACTCAACTAACTTCAGAAGATTTACACTCAACTTGGATGTTGCTGAGATATTCAAACCTATAATCATCGACAGGCTTATCTTTTCGATAATATCAAAGAACATGCTAAAGCCTGAACATTTTGAAGAGGATTTCGAAGGAATGCTTTTAAAGGATGAGGCAAAAAAGATGTTTATAAATGAACTTGAACAAAGGCTGTCAACCACAATAACTGTTAAAAATATTGGCAATCATGTTTCATACAGGCAGCTTATAAGAATTGAACTTTACAAGATTGAAAAGCATCTTATGGGCGAAAAAGAATATGACCCTTATGTAACTCAATGGTAA
- the cas2 gene encoding CRISPR-associated endonuclease Cas2, with product MYTILVYDVNEKRVAKALKVCRKYLNWVQNSVFEGEISEAKLKKLKLELSQKLNLEEDSVIIYNFQTKFYSSREILGVEKNNLDRFI from the coding sequence TTGTACACAATTCTTGTGTACGATGTCAACGAAAAGCGTGTTGCAAAAGCATTAAAGGTGTGCCGAAAATATCTCAACTGGGTGCAAAACTCTGTGTTTGAAGGCGAAATTTCAGAGGCAAAACTCAAAAAACTAAAGCTTGAACTGAGTCAAAAGCTGAATCTTGAAGAAGACTCTGTGATAATCTACAACTTTCAAACTAAGTTCTATTCAAGCCGCGAAATTCTTGGCGTAGAGAAAAACAATTTAGATAGGTTTATCTAA
- a CDS encoding TIGR02556 family CRISPR-associated protein, protein MIEAVAELGKFLVEGKSKTSSKTCDGDFSNNISSFLTPVESDKVLLICLEQKQSGFEYCGVEPQNPLESRAQFYLFSQGAKGGGTNFSPACILTKPKTKRDMTQDEVKQAIRENVENVFEKKVENWFSNKALPLAKKLSKQGDISDKDALFIQSISQAVENNREKIINHVSDHIFSEFEKLKSSVLLTFLIDGKYIGEYEIFKRFLLELIKEKAEKSSSQDKTCCICKQKRENVSGTVNVFKFYTIDKPGFIKGGFSSENAWKNFPVCSSCQIHLSEGRKFLEQNLQFKFYNFKYLLIPKLLFSTSAAYSEVLNILQNTQKEIRLGEKTLDKITDDENEILETLSTFNDSISVTFLFMVPQMGAERIVLMIEDVFPSHLKNIFDAKRHTEKKFRKLFDNPDIVFTFQQIKHFFSKSNRLRKKSDLDSYFLEITESIFKKKPIDFQFLLTHFCRRLQDSIANNDFFDFYNSCSYAMQILEFLNSLKILKLKGDECGMSVETPFDEILNEFPVASKNPAVKGIILVGALCDMLLRIQSAGLKKAPGRMPPFAKNLKGLRLKQADIISLLPKIENKLMEYSAFGKAKKLVAATASELLLKAPADWKLSSDEVSFYFACGMNLGQKIRDLAKKLTNDLDETEAEE, encoded by the coding sequence ATGATTGAAGCTGTTGCTGAGCTGGGAAAATTCCTTGTTGAGGGAAAGTCAAAGACATCATCCAAAACTTGTGATGGTGACTTTTCAAACAACATTTCATCTTTTTTAACACCTGTGGAAAGCGACAAGGTGCTTTTAATTTGCCTTGAACAAAAACAGTCGGGGTTTGAATACTGTGGTGTTGAACCTCAAAATCCCCTTGAATCAAGAGCCCAGTTTTATCTCTTTAGTCAGGGGGCAAAGGGTGGTGGCACAAACTTTTCACCTGCGTGCATCTTGACCAAGCCCAAAACAAAAAGAGATATGACACAAGATGAGGTAAAACAAGCCATAAGAGAAAATGTTGAAAATGTGTTTGAGAAAAAAGTGGAAAACTGGTTTTCAAACAAAGCACTGCCCCTTGCAAAAAAGCTTTCAAAGCAGGGTGATATATCAGATAAAGATGCACTTTTTATTCAAAGTATATCTCAGGCTGTTGAGAATAACAGAGAAAAGATAATCAACCATGTCTCTGACCACATCTTTTCAGAATTTGAAAAGCTAAAAAGCAGTGTTCTTTTGACATTTTTGATTGACGGCAAATACATTGGTGAATACGAAATATTCAAAAGGTTTTTACTGGAACTTATAAAAGAAAAGGCTGAAAAGTCAAGCTCACAAGACAAGACTTGCTGCATATGCAAACAAAAAAGAGAAAATGTATCTGGCACAGTCAATGTTTTCAAATTCTATACAATCGACAAGCCCGGGTTTATAAAAGGTGGATTTTCGTCTGAGAATGCATGGAAGAACTTCCCTGTATGCTCAAGCTGTCAGATACACCTCAGCGAAGGCAGAAAATTTTTGGAACAAAATCTTCAGTTTAAGTTTTACAACTTTAAATACCTTCTCATACCCAAGCTTTTATTTAGCACAAGTGCTGCATATTCAGAGGTGCTTAATATTTTGCAAAATACTCAAAAGGAGATTCGCCTTGGTGAAAAAACCTTAGATAAGATTACCGATGATGAAAACGAAATCTTAGAGACCTTGAGCACATTCAACGATTCAATCTCTGTTACATTCCTGTTCATGGTCCCACAAATGGGCGCTGAGAGAATTGTCTTGATGATTGAAGATGTTTTCCCATCACACCTAAAAAATATATTTGATGCAAAAAGGCACACAGAAAAGAAATTTCGCAAACTCTTTGACAACCCTGACATTGTCTTTACCTTTCAGCAGATTAAACACTTTTTCTCAAAGAGCAACAGGCTCAGAAAAAAGTCTGACCTTGACAGCTATTTTTTAGAGATAACTGAGAGCATCTTCAAGAAAAAACCCATAGACTTTCAATTTTTACTAACTCATTTTTGCCGAAGACTGCAAGACAGCATTGCAAACAACGACTTTTTTGACTTTTACAATTCCTGCAGCTATGCAATGCAGATTTTGGAGTTTTTAAACAGCCTTAAAATTTTAAAGCTAAAAGGAGATGAGTGTGGTATGTCTGTTGAAACGCCGTTTGATGAAATTCTAAATGAGTTCCCTGTTGCGTCAAAAAACCCTGCTGTAAAAGGAATTATCCTTGTTGGTGCGCTTTGTGACATGCTTTTGAGAATTCAGTCGGCAGGTCTTAAAAAAGCTCCCGGAAGAATGCCGCCGTTTGCCAAAAATCTGAAAGGACTTAGGTTAAAACAAGCTGATATCATCTCGCTTCTGCCAAAGATTGAAAACAAACTTATGGAATACTCAGCATTTGGCAAGGCAAAGAAACTTGTGGCTGCTACAGCTTCAGAGCTTTTGCTAAAAGCGCCGGCTGACTGGAAATTATCTTCCGATGAGGTAAGTTTCTACTTTGCCTGCGGTATGAATCTTGGTCAAAAAATCAGGGACCTTGCAAAGAAACTGACAAATGACCTTGATGAGACTGAAGCTGAAGAGTAA
- the cas7b gene encoding type I-B CRISPR-associated protein Cas7/Csh2: protein MENLNNNIIKNRSEILFLYDVTDANPNGDPLDENKPRIDPETDTCIVTDVRLKRTCRDYWAEYKNLPVFILREITDDGKLMTKSEKFSKYNLNKDKLKDFIDIRLFGGTTTLKSKDEKRKTKTDEDSTEETGAITFTGPVQFKFGRSLHKVEYMLVKGTTVMPSGEGKDQGTFTECYILPYALIAFYGVVNENAALCQDLPVTEEDVQLLLEALWCGTKNLISRSKFGQMPRLLVRVEYNQSGFYIGELDKLVKLISQKSDFAIRSPEDFQLDITRLVEKISKYQDKIQKVEIAFDDSISFIHGGNFVGLQDALSFLGDRVKLLQFE, encoded by the coding sequence ATGGAAAATTTAAACAATAACATTATCAAAAACAGATCTGAGATTTTGTTCTTGTACGATGTGACAGATGCAAACCCAAATGGTGACCCACTTGATGAGAACAAGCCACGAATTGACCCTGAGACAGATACATGCATAGTGACAGATGTGCGCTTAAAAAGAACATGCAGAGATTACTGGGCAGAGTATAAAAACTTGCCGGTGTTCATCTTAAGAGAAATTACCGATGATGGGAAGCTTATGACAAAGTCTGAAAAATTCTCAAAGTACAATCTCAACAAAGACAAGCTGAAAGACTTCATTGACATAAGACTTTTCGGTGGCACAACCACTTTAAAGAGCAAGGACGAAAAGAGAAAAACCAAGACAGATGAGGATTCGACAGAAGAGACAGGTGCAATCACCTTTACAGGTCCTGTTCAGTTCAAGTTCGGAAGGTCTTTGCATAAAGTTGAGTACATGCTTGTCAAAGGCACAACAGTTATGCCCTCTGGTGAGGGCAAAGACCAAGGAACATTTACAGAATGCTATATTCTACCATACGCACTGATTGCTTTTTATGGAGTTGTAAACGAAAACGCAGCTTTATGCCAAGATCTTCCTGTAACAGAAGAGGATGTTCAGCTTCTTTTAGAGGCTCTTTGGTGCGGAACAAAAAATTTGATTTCACGCTCAAAGTTTGGTCAGATGCCAAGGCTTCTTGTAAGGGTTGAATATAATCAGAGTGGTTTTTACATTGGTGAACTTGACAAGCTTGTGAAACTTATATCCCAAAAGTCAGATTTTGCTATACGCTCACCTGAAGATTTCCAGCTTGATATAACAAGGCTTGTTGAAAAGATTTCAAAGTATCAGGATAAGATTCAAAAGGTAGAAATTGCTTTCGATGACTCTATAAGCTTTATACACGGTGGAAATTTTGTTGGTTTACAAGATGCTCTTTCTTTCTTGGGTGATAGGGTTAAACTCCTTCAGTTTGAGTGA
- the cas5b gene encoding type I-B CRISPR-associated protein Cas5b produces the protein MKVVVFDIKADFGFFGKFYSTSSPITYPFPPFPTIQGMVGAILGLDKKEYLEVLEYGKFRAGIRILNPVKKIRMGINHIDTKEGRWQPIKTKNRQPRTQMRFELLKDPCFRIYATHVSEDIFLKLVDFLQQHKSYFTLSMGLSEFLADFEFVGVFEAFEKHMPDDYVSLCTPIPVEYLSEMDAPLKIEEGKSYYKERMPLYMKSTREVVKYEDFIFEPTGKDILARPSSYVEVQNGENIVLF, from the coding sequence ATGAAAGTAGTTGTATTTGATATTAAAGCTGACTTTGGTTTTTTTGGAAAGTTCTACTCAACATCCTCGCCAATAACATACCCCTTCCCGCCATTCCCAACCATTCAGGGAATGGTGGGAGCTATCTTGGGACTTGACAAAAAAGAGTATCTTGAGGTTTTAGAGTATGGTAAGTTTCGTGCAGGGATTAGAATTTTAAATCCCGTGAAAAAAATCAGAATGGGAATAAACCATATCGATACAAAAGAAGGAAGATGGCAGCCTATAAAAACCAAAAATCGCCAGCCACGAACACAGATGAGGTTTGAGCTTTTAAAAGACCCTTGCTTTAGAATATATGCAACACATGTATCAGAAGACATTTTTTTAAAACTTGTAGACTTTTTGCAACAGCACAAAAGTTATTTCACCCTTTCAATGGGTCTTTCTGAATTTCTTGCTGATTTTGAATTTGTTGGTGTATTTGAAGCTTTTGAAAAGCACATGCCTGATGATTATGTAAGCCTTTGTACACCCATTCCTGTAGAATACTTATCAGAAATGGATGCACCACTTAAGATTGAAGAAGGAAAAAGTTACTATAAAGAGAGAATGCCACTTTACATGAAAAGTACAAGAGAAGTTGTGAAGTATGAAGATTTTATCTTTGAACCAACCGGAAAAGATATTTTAGCAAGACCATCAAGTTATGTGGAGGTTCAAAATGGAGAGAACATTGTACTTTTCTGA
- a CDS encoding CRISPR-associated helicase/endonuclease Cas3 gives MERTLYFSEKPSGLFSHPGKDGGIEGAKPLEVHLVNSSILAETFASEKNLPLCSTKYLTQIAKITALLHDIGKATSFFQTYLFDKKKTKSRLSRHSLISAICVWGTLNRLVEEKKIQEDKAFEGFTAILAFFAALKHHGDLESVSDMIFLSDDDIELCYEQIENIDKEKFNTLVSNISTFCPEIGFLTADTLREFVDHAKNSTNSFKKAFRKLFDTEMKFFFMLNLLYSILLDADKTEAIFGTLVDIPELNLSHTDVDSFRKSVFKPENFENSIKALRDSAFEEAINCEIDENRRIYTLCLPTGLGKTIISFAFALKLRELVKERFGTKFRIIYSLPFLSIIEQNYNVISQILSFCGFEITSDIILKHHHLSDIAYKTKNSIKSSQEEFFDLDVAKLLIEGWNSNIIVTTFVQFLESILTNKNSNMRKFHRIANSIIILDEVQAINSEYWFLCKNLFEKMCNYLNCYIILSTATMPFIVERKTAIEIVKPEKYFDKLCRTELYFDNSFSKVKLEELVEKFEFEKGKTYLFVLNTVKSTKKLYELITQRFPDLQDKTTILTTHIIPKERLRRIEQIKNKNYKIVVSTQLVEAGVDVDFDHVIRDIAPLDSIIQAAGRANREGKKEKSKVTVVELVSEKEKLFATEVYDSTLIDATKKILSQFQKVDESKFADLISEYYKELARRGVIETSNDDKGTSQKFLEAIYKLLYTSSNSETAAIGSFKLIEDEPYKVDVFVEADEEAKIIWQKFVEICQIKEPFEGKKRFLEIRKCFYDYVISVPKTDNIPVNFEDIILYVPNSQLSSFYDTKTGFKTEGETHLIF, from the coding sequence ATGGAGAGAACATTGTACTTTTCTGAAAAACCGTCGGGGCTTTTTTCTCACCCCGGCAAAGACGGCGGTATTGAAGGTGCAAAGCCGTTAGAAGTCCATCTTGTAAACAGTAGCATCTTAGCTGAGACTTTTGCATCAGAGAAAAATTTGCCTCTCTGTTCAACAAAATATCTTACACAGATTGCAAAAATCACAGCCTTGCTGCACGACATCGGCAAGGCAACTTCTTTTTTTCAAACTTATCTTTTTGATAAGAAAAAAACAAAAAGCAGACTATCGCGTCACTCCCTTATCTCTGCTATTTGTGTGTGGGGGACACTGAATAGGCTTGTTGAAGAAAAGAAAATCCAAGAGGATAAAGCTTTTGAAGGCTTTACTGCGATTTTAGCGTTTTTTGCTGCTTTAAAACATCATGGTGATTTAGAATCAGTATCAGATATGATATTTCTTAGTGATGACGACATAGAACTTTGCTATGAGCAGATTGAGAATATTGACAAAGAGAAGTTTAACACTCTTGTTTCTAACATCTCTACTTTTTGTCCTGAAATTGGTTTCTTGACGGCAGATACCTTAAGAGAATTTGTAGACCATGCAAAAAACTCAACAAACTCTTTTAAAAAAGCTTTCAGAAAGCTTTTTGATACTGAGATGAAATTCTTTTTCATGTTAAATCTGCTATATTCTATACTACTTGATGCAGACAAAACAGAGGCAATTTTTGGCACTTTGGTTGATATTCCTGAACTAAATCTTTCTCACACTGATGTTGACAGCTTTAGAAAAAGTGTTTTCAAACCTGAAAACTTTGAAAATTCAATAAAAGCTTTGAGAGACAGCGCTTTTGAAGAAGCAATAAATTGTGAGATTGACGAAAATAGACGCATCTACACCCTTTGTCTTCCAACAGGACTTGGAAAAACCATTATCTCTTTTGCTTTTGCACTAAAGCTCAGAGAACTTGTTAAGGAGAGATTTGGCACCAAGTTTAGAATAATTTACTCACTTCCTTTTTTATCTATCATTGAGCAAAATTATAACGTCATCTCACAGATTTTGAGCTTTTGCGGCTTTGAGATAACCTCAGACATCATTTTAAAGCACCATCATTTAAGTGATATTGCCTATAAAACCAAAAACAGTATTAAAAGCAGTCAAGAGGAATTTTTCGACTTAGATGTTGCAAAACTTCTGATAGAAGGCTGGAATTCAAATATAATCGTTACAACATTTGTCCAGTTTTTGGAGAGTATTCTGACAAATAAAAACTCTAATATGAGAAAATTCCACAGAATTGCAAATTCAATAATAATTCTTGATGAGGTGCAGGCTATAAACTCAGAGTATTGGTTTTTGTGCAAGAATCTTTTTGAAAAGATGTGTAATTATCTCAACTGTTATATAATTCTTTCAACCGCTACAATGCCTTTCATTGTTGAAAGAAAAACTGCCATTGAGATTGTAAAGCCAGAGAAGTATTTTGACAAACTGTGTCGAACAGAGTTGTATTTTGACAATAGTTTTTCAAAGGTAAAACTTGAAGAGCTTGTAGAAAAATTTGAGTTCGAAAAAGGTAAGACTTACCTCTTTGTTTTGAACACGGTAAAAAGTACAAAAAAATTGTATGAACTCATAACCCAAAGATTTCCTGATTTGCAGGATAAAACTACAATTCTGACAACTCATATAATTCCTAAAGAGAGATTGAGAAGAATTGAGCAAATCAAAAATAAGAACTACAAAATTGTTGTATCAACTCAGCTTGTTGAGGCAGGGGTTGATGTTGACTTTGACCATGTTATAAGAGACATTGCTCCGCTTGACTCAATCATCCAGGCAGCAGGGAGAGCAAACAGAGAAGGCAAAAAAGAAAAGAGTAAAGTGACAGTTGTTGAACTTGTATCTGAAAAAGAAAAGCTTTTTGCAACAGAGGTTTACGACAGCACACTAATTGATGCAACCAAAAAGATTTTAAGTCAATTTCAAAAGGTTGATGAAAGTAAGTTTGCAGATCTAATCTCTGAGTATTACAAAGAACTTGCAAGACGTGGCGTTATTGAAACAAGCAACGACGATAAGGGAACATCACAAAAATTTCTTGAGGCAATCTACAAGCTCCTTTACACCTCATCCAACTCTGAAACAGCTGCAATTGGAAGTTTTAAACTTATTGAAGATGAGCCTTACAAAGTAGATGTGTTTGTTGAGGCAGATGAGGAAGCAAAAATTATCTGGCAGAAATTTGTAGAAATTTGCCAGATTAAAGAACCTTTTGAAGGAAAAAAGAGGTTTTTGGAAATTCGCAAATGTTTTTACGACTACGTTATCTCTGTGCCAAAGACAGATAACATTCCAGTAAATTTTGAAGACATAATACTCTATGTGCCAAACAGCCAGCTAAGTAGTTTTTATGATACAAAAACAGGATTTAAAACAGAGGGAGAAACTCATTTGATTTTCTAA
- the csx2 gene encoding TIGR02221 family CRISPR-associated protein produces MLKEKGIIKFDIEAVTIPRGFNDSEIWQIFDIVTSHIDESDQILFDITHGYRYLPMLEIVMLNFLKTVKNIEILGIYYSIFETKEVKKPILNLTPFIDLLDLSIGINAFLTF; encoded by the coding sequence ATGCTGAAGGAAAAAGGAATTATCAAATTTGATATTGAAGCTGTAACAATACCACGAGGCTTTAATGACTCTGAAATATGGCAGATATTCGACATAGTGACCAGCCATATAGATGAATCAGACCAGATTTTGTTTGATATAACTCATGGATATCGATATTTGCCTATGCTTGAAATTGTTATGCTTAACTTTTTAAAAACCGTAAAGAATATCGAAATTTTAGGAATTTATTATAGTATTTTTGAAACCAAAGAAGTAAAAAAGCCTATATTGAACTTGACCCCATTTATAGACCTTCTGGATCTTAGTATAGGTATAAATGCATTTTTAACATTTTAG
- a CDS encoding TM1812 family CRISPR-associated protein: MGKKFLSFLGANECKPAEYIIETPFGIEEEKSRYTQVVLLEKLCKSWEEDSKGYIFVTDEARAKNWDDSGKNSDTRLKKRLKC; this comes from the coding sequence ATGGGAAAAAAGTTTTTGAGTTTTTTAGGTGCAAATGAATGTAAACCTGCTGAATATATTATAGAAACGCCTTTTGGTATTGAGGAAGAAAAAAGTAGATATACTCAGGTAGTACTATTAGAAAAACTTTGTAAGTCGTGGGAAGAAGACTCTAAAGGTTACATTTTTGTTACTGATGAAGCAAGAGCTAAAAACTGGGATGATAGTGGCAAAAATTCGGATACAAGATTAAAAAAGAGATTGAAATGCTGA
- a CDS encoding Rpn family recombination-promoting nuclease/putative transposase, translating to MRDSLPPQEHDSTFKFLFEHPKDILFLIKDVIGYSWAKDIQEDSIELADKEFVGEDFLQRRADVVAKAKLKDREVYFYIIIENQSTVAKDMPERLLRYMILLWAKKIREGVEKLPAIIPIVTYNGLEKEWDVEQEIISEFDIFKNDIFRYALVNISKLDAKAFLCEEDDVLSPVVFYLEQVRDDTEELARRLKEVEPQLRKFSSTNIERFLIWAGNVIRPRLTKEDKEEFDKLIERVKQGGVSKMGEFVSNVSRLLDEVQMKRFNEGKVEGKIEGKEEVARKLIKRGFSDEDIAELTELDIERIKKLRKELIN from the coding sequence ATGCGCGATAGCCTTCCACCACAAGAACATGATTCAACTTTCAAGTTTTTGTTTGAACACCCTAAGGATATTCTTTTCCTTATCAAGGATGTGATTGGCTACAGCTGGGCAAAAGACATCCAAGAAGATTCAATTGAGCTTGCAGACAAAGAGTTTGTCGGTGAAGATTTTCTACAAAGAAGAGCAGATGTTGTAGCAAAAGCAAAACTAAAAGACAGGGAAGTGTACTTTTACATTATCATTGAGAACCAGTCAACTGTTGCAAAAGACATGCCAGAAAGACTTCTGCGATACATGATACTACTGTGGGCAAAGAAGATAAGAGAAGGGGTAGAAAAACTTCCAGCAATTATTCCCATAGTGACATACAATGGGCTTGAAAAAGAATGGGATGTTGAACAGGAGATAATCAGTGAATTTGATATTTTCAAGAATGATATATTCAGGTATGCACTTGTAAACATCTCAAAGTTAGATGCAAAAGCTTTCTTGTGTGAAGAAGATGATGTGTTGAGCCCAGTAGTGTTTTACTTGGAGCAGGTAAGGGATGATACAGAAGAGCTTGCAAGAAGGTTAAAAGAAGTAGAACCGCAGCTGAGAAAATTTAGCAGCACCAACATAGAAAGATTTTTGATATGGGCAGGCAATGTAATTAGACCAAGGCTTACAAAGGAAGACAAAGAGGAGTTTGACAAGCTGATAGAGAGAGTAAAACAGGGGGGAGTGAGTAAGATGGGTGAGTTTGTATCAAATGTTTCAAGACTTCTTGATGAAGTCCAAATGAAAAGATTCAATGAAGGGAAAGTCGAAGGCAAAATTGAAGGGAAAGAAGAGGTAGCAAGGAAACTGATAAAGAGAGGATTTAGCGATGAAGATATTGCAGAGCTTACAGAATTGGATATAGAAAGAATAAAAAAGCTGAGGAAAGAGTTGATTAATTAA
- a CDS encoding CRISPR-associated protein encodes MPKYSNIVMTGGISVFNSSNVFYEYFAKFNKNKSLYTDKNLERVLEQICKEKGLTDEVIVRLVEEKPQQVSAEFSMLKGLKEKGLLDGKISVSIIHSDTPDGIMAALINKKVIELIFKDSTVFLVKVGDVDVSNEIKLQRSLGYFMQVVANELLKGTKETTFFAPIGGYKYMTYMGYVAGALFGYPSGYMYEKDQKLLVIPPIPIEINFDLIAKNKDLIKNLLKEGEVNYQSLSADETEVVETMPYFFEKVEIDGQEIVSANAFAQFIFKDYISTTIKVSEDVNSLINKDEQNKKFIMNQLMELIKKASLFFEDYKNYQGLRGELMHNENWGINKPYIYKGSSNGNKLIFRCAYDFDYNSRILYVYKIWLKHDKYEDDCNKIKRGETVIDLDKNKLIELEN; translated from the coding sequence ATGCCAAAGTATTCTAACATTGTTATGACAGGAGGAATTTCGGTATTTAACTCAAGCAATGTTTTTTATGAATATTTTGCTAAATTCAATAAAAACAAAAGTTTATATACTGACAAAAATTTAGAGAGAGTTTTGGAACAGATATGTAAAGAAAAAGGGCTAACTGATGAAGTGATAGTTAGATTGGTTGAAGAAAAACCTCAGCAAGTCAGTGCTGAATTTTCAATGCTAAAAGGCCTCAAGGAAAAAGGATTGTTGGATGGAAAAATTAGTGTTTCAATTATACATTCTGATACACCAGATGGCATTATGGCTGCACTGATAAATAAAAAAGTGATAGAGCTTATTTTTAAAGACTCCACAGTTTTTTTAGTAAAAGTAGGAGATGTGGATGTGTCAAATGAAATAAAATTGCAAAGATCCTTAGGATATTTCATGCAAGTCGTTGCAAATGAACTTTTGAAAGGCACAAAAGAGACAACATTTTTTGCACCAATCGGCGGATATAAATACATGACTTATATGGGTTATGTTGCAGGTGCTCTTTTTGGTTATCCATCAGGATACATGTACGAAAAAGACCAAAAACTGCTTGTGATACCACCTATTCCAATTGAAATAAACTTTGACTTAATAGCAAAAAACAAAGACCTCATAAAGAATTTGCTCAAGGAAGGAGAGGTAAATTATCAAAGCCTGTCTGCAGATGAGACAGAAGTTGTAGAGACAATGCCCTATTTCTTTGAAAAAGTAGAGATTGACGGGCAAGAGATTGTCAGCGCAAATGCTTTTGCGCAATTTATTTTTAAGGATTACATTAGCACAACAATAAAGGTAAGTGAAGATGTAAATAGTTTAATTAACAAAGATGAGCAGAATAAAAAATTTATTATGAACCAGCTGATGGAACTCATAAAGAAAGCAAGTTTGTTTTTTGAGGATTATAAGAATTATCAAGGTTTAAGAGGAGAGCTAATGCACAATGAAAATTGGGGAATAAATAAACCATATATTTATAAGGGGTCTTCAAACGGTAATAAGCTTATATTTAGATGCGCTTATGATTTTGATTATAATAGCAGAATTTTATATGTATACAAGATTTGGCTCAAGCATGACAAATATGAGGATGATTGCAATAAGATAAAAAGAGGTGAAACTGTAATAGATTTGGACAAAAATAAATTGATTGAATTAGAAAATTAA